Part of the Gemmatimonadota bacterium genome is shown below.
AGCTCGATGCCGTCCGTCTCGTTGCCCGTATGCTGGGGATGGAAGACGATGGGCGCGCCGCGCGCCGCCGCCCACCGCACCGTCTCCGGATAGCGCCAGCCTTCGTGGCAGATGGTGACGCCGAACGGGACGCCGTCCACGCGGAAGAGGCGCCGGTCGTGCCCCGGCACGTAGCCGTGGTCCTCGCTGGGATCGAGCTGGTTCTTGGTCTGGACCCCCAGAAGCGATCCGTCGCGCCCGAACACGGCCGCTCCGATCTGGCGGCCGGGTTCGTCCAGCCACTCCAGGCCCAGGATGACGGCCACGTGGTGCCGACGGGCCATGCCGCCCACCACCTCCACCACCCGGCCCTGGGTGTCGCCGTCCCACTCGAAGACCGGGAAGTCCTGGCCGCGCAGCCCCGGCAGGTAGGCTTCCGGAAAGCAGACGAGGGCCGCGCCCGCGGTCTGCGCCTCGCGGATCGAAGCCTCGATCTTCTCCAGGCCGTGCACCAGGGACACCGCCGGGCGGGGTGAGGCCAGCGCCACGGTCCAGCGGGCGGGGACGTCGCTCATCGTCCGCGCTTCGCGGATTCGGGCCTCACGCTCACGGCTCGAGCATCCAGAAGGAGGCGTGATAGTCGAAGACGGTGAACGCGATGTGGTCCCCGCCCGGCGCGTACGCGGGCTGCGTCTTGTGCGACGCGTCCGTGGTCAGCGGCTCGGCCGGACCACCCGCGGTCGGCACGCGCTGGATCTGGTACCAGCCGGCGCTGTCGGGCGCGACGAACGCCACCCAGCGTCCGTCCGGCGAGACGGCGATCCCCGAATGCACCTGGTCCGTCTCGAAGGTGTGCAGCGGCGTGGGCACGCCGCCCGTACGCGGGACGCGGTACAGCGTCTTGCTCCCGAATGCGGTCGCCGCCTCGAACACCAGCGCGTCCCCCGCATCCAACCATTCGGCCTGCAACGCGTCCGCGTCGAAGTCCTGCAGCGGAACGCGCGTGGGTGCGCCGCGCGGCTGACCGCTGCGCGGATCCACCTCGATCACGAACAGCGCGCTCCGCCGACCACCCGACTCCGTGACGGCGTAGGAGGGGTAGACGATCCAGCGGCCGTTGCGCGACCAGCGCGGCCAGCCCGTCTCGTTCCCGTCCGGGGAGACGCGGACCGCGTCTCCGCTGCCGTCGGCGCGCTGGATGTAGATGTCGTCGCTGCCGTCCGCATGCGAGTGGAACGCCACGAAGCGGCCGTCCGGCGACCACGACAGCCCCTGGTCCTCGGAGTCCGACTGCCGGAAGACGCGCGTCGGCTCGGCGTGGGGCGCGCCGTCCGCGTCCACCATGCCCAGGTGCTGGCTGATGTCCGGGTAGCGGAAGTCGTCGGCCGCGCGGCGCCAGTCCCCGAACGTGAATGCCACCTGCCGCCCGTCCGGGCTCCACGTGGGCGTCTCCGACTGGAACGTGGTGAGCGGCGTGGCCGGCCCGCCGTCCGCGGGTGCGGTGGCCAGACGCACGCGATACTCCTGCGTCTTGTAGACCACGCGTCCGTCGGCGGTCACGGACGGCGCGTAGGCGTCGCGCTCCGCGCTCGCCAGACGTACGGGTTCGCCTCCCTCCGGCGCCCGCATCCACAGCTCCAGGACGCCGCGCTCGTTCGGCGCGCCGTAGTAGACGGCGTCCCCGCGCGGACTGAACGCGAACGGACCGTACGCCACGTCCACGTTCGCCAACGGACGGCTGGAGCGCGGCTGACCACAGGGCAACGCCAGCCGCGGCGCGGCACCCCCTTCGGACTGCAGACAGGCGAGTCCGTCGTTCGGCGGGATGCGCAGGGGATACTGCAGACGTCCGCCGCGTGCGTAGTGGTCGGCCTGATTGAAGTCGTCCCGCCAACCCCACAGCACGTCGCCCTCGGCGCGGCGCTGGATGCCGAGGCCGCCTTCCACGCCCTCCACAAACGCCACGTCCGCGAGGGTGTTGGGACGCAGCTCGCGCAGGAGCGTGTCCCCCTCCTGGGGTTGGATAGGGATCTCGAAGCCGTCCAGCCACACCGAGCGCGCACCGCCTGGCACCTCGTAGCGGAACCAGGTCTCGTCGGAGCGATCGTAGGTGCGCTCGCGCGCGATGAAGGCGCTGGAGTCGAGCAGCCAGACGAGGTCGCGGGGCTCGCGCTCGCCGTCGCCGAGGACGCGCGCGTCCCCTCCGCCCAGCGGAAGGAGCACGATCCGCCGGTGCTCCGTGTAGGCGAGCCACAGGCCGTCCGGTGAGACCACACCCACCGGGTCGCGGAAGGCCACGGGGCCGTCCTGCACGGCGGTGGCGAGGAGGCGCGGCTCGCCCGGCGGGGCGTCCCGCCCGACGACGACGTCGTCGGGGCCGCAGGCCGCGAGGGCGAGGAGGCCGACCGTCAGCCAGGCGCGCCGGTGGCGCGCGCGATCGGAGCGCACGCGCGGAGGACGCACCGGCACGGCAGCGCCGCGGCCGGCCCCGTGAAGACAGGGGCGTTCGCCCCCGTAGGCTGGGAACGCCGCACCCCGCACCCCCGAGGATCCGGAGTTCCGTCCATGAGCCCGATCGGCACCGTCCACCTGGTCTTCAGCCTCCTCGCCCTGGTGTTGGGCGCCGTGGTCCTGAGGATCCCCAAGGGCACACGATGGCACCGCACCTGGGGTCATGGCTACGTGTGGTGCATGATCGGCGTGATCGGCACGTCGTTCGCCATGTATCGGCTGACCGGCCGGCCGGGCCCCTTCCACCTCGCCGCGGTCGTGGGCGGGGTGACCGTCGCGGGCGGCCTGTGGACCGCGCTCGGCAGGCGTCCTCCCAAGCACTGGATCCTGGCGCACGCCACCTGGATGGCCTGGTCCTACGTGGGGCTGTGTGCCGCGTTCGTCGCCGAGTCCATGACGCGGTTCGTGATGCCGCTCATCGCCCCGAGCCTCCAGGCGAACGCGCTCTGGCCGCTCTTCTGGACCCTGGTGGCGGTGGGGAGCTTCAGCGTCTTCGGGGTGGGCGCCTGGCTCATCCGGAAGCGGCTGCCCGGCGCCGTCGCGGGCACGCCCGCGGCCATGCGGCGGGACCGGGAGCTGCTGCGGGCCGCCGAAGCGAAGGTGGGGACCAGGTCCGGCTGAGCCAAGGGCCGACCGCGGGTGAGCGGTCGGCCCTGGCTTCCGTGCCTCCGGTCCCGGTGCGGCCGGTCGACCGTCGGGCGCCCGGCCGCGTCTATTCCGCCCGCAGCGTCTCCATGGGATCGAGCCGCGCGGCGCGGCGCGCGGGCAGCCACGAAGCCAGCAGCGCCACCGCCGCGAGCAGCAACGGAGCCGACACGAAGGTGACGGGATCCATGGCGGAGATCTCGAAGAGCGCGGACGCCAGCGTCCGGGACAGCGCCACGGCGCCGGCCAGCCCCAGCACGATGCCGAACGCGGTGACCTTCACCCCTTTGCGCAGGAACAGCCGCTCCACGTCCTGGCGCTCGGCCCCCAGCGCCATGCGCAGCCCGATCTCGCGGCGACGCTGGCTGATCACGTACGAGATGACACCGAACAGACCAATGGCTCCGAGCAATAGCGCCACCACGCCCGCCAGCAGCACGATGATCATCGTGTAGCGGCGCTGGGCCATCGATTCCGCCATGCCCTCGCGCAGCGCGCGCACCGTGAGGACCGGCACGCCGGGATCCAGCTCGGCCATCAGGCCGCGCAGCGACGTGCCCACCGACGCGGGGTCCAGGCTTCCCTTGATGACGAGCACCACGCGCGCCACGCCGAGGTTCGGGCCCCAGTCGTGCAGGCCCGCGGGCACGTACATCATCGGGCGCACCTCGGCGTTCAGGCCGAACTCGTGCACGTCGCCCACCACGCCGACGATCTCGCCCCACTCGCCTTCGTCGTTGTCACGCACCCGCTCGCCGACGGCCTGGCCGTCGAGAAAGCGGTCCGCGAAGGTCTGGTTGACCCACAGGACGGGCCGACCGTCGTCGCCGTCTCCCCGCTGCATCGTGCGACCCGCCAGGACGGGCATGTCCATCAGCTCGAAGTAGCCCGTGGAGATGGACTTGTTCATCGCGACGGGTGGGAGCGCGTCGTCCGGCGTGGGGCGGGACTCGATGTCGAACGAGCCGCCGTTCGCATTGCCCTCGATGAAGGGCAGACCGGAGGTCATCGCCACCTGGTCGATGCCGGGCAGGCCCTCGAGCCGCTCCATCAGGACGCGGTGCGCGGCGAGCGCGCGCTCGGGATCCTCGGACGCGCTGCGGCTGACGCCCGCGATGGTGACGTTGTCGGGATCGAAACCGGGATCGACCGCTTGCAGACGCGTGAAGCTCCGGAACAGCAGACCGGATCCGACCACCAGGACCAGCGCGGCCGCGAGCTGGAGGCTGACGAGGACGTCGCGGCTCCACGTCGATTCACGACCGCCCGTGGTGGTCCGACCGTCGCGGCGCAGCCCGTCCGCCACCGCCGTGGCGCGCAGGCGGAGGATGGGGAGCAGCGCGAGGACCGTCCCCACCATGAGCGCCAGCCCCACCGCGACCGCGAGGGTGGTCCCGCCCATGGCGACCTCGTCCAGACGCGGCAGGTCGGCCACGCCGCGGGACGTGACCCACGCGAGGGCGCCCCAGGCCAGGAGCGCGCCCAGTGCGGTGCCTACGGCGGTGAGCGACAGCGTCTCGGCCAGCACGCTCCAGGCGATGCGCCAGCCACTGGCGCCCAGCGCGGCCCGGACGGCCGTGGGCTTCCGGGCGCTCTCGGCGCGCACCATGAAGAGGTTGGCCACGTTCGCGCAGGCGACCAGCAGCAGGAACGCCACCGACCCCAGCACCACCCACAACGCCGTGTCGGTCCCGGAGACCAGCGCTTCGCGCAGGGTGCGTACGGACGCAGACCACCCGGCGCTCTCCAGGAAGGAGGCATCCAGCTCCTCCTCCGGGAAGAAGTCGGGGAGGCGCGCCTGCAGATCGGACACCAGCGTGCGCGCGTCCGCGAGGCTGACGCCGTCCCGCAAGCGGGCGATGCCGTCCGTGCCGAACGCGCCGAAGGGTCCGTTGGGATCCACGTACAGCGGCGCCATCAGCGCCAGGCCGTCCGTGTCGTAGTCGAAGCCCGCCGGCATCACCCCGAC
Proteins encoded:
- a CDS encoding carbon-nitrogen hydrolase family protein; amino-acid sequence: MSDVPARWTVALASPRPAVSLVHGLEKIEASIREAQTAGAALVCFPEAYLPGLRGQDFPVFEWDGDTQGRVVEVVGGMARRHHVAVILGLEWLDEPGRQIGAAVFGRDGSLLGVQTKNQLDPSEDHGYVPGHDRRLFRVDGVPFGVTICHEGWRYPETVRWAAARGAPIVFHPQHTGNETDGIELTTFGSPEAPYYESAMRMRSIENTIWFASVNYALRFQESATAFIDPNGDCHAWQPYGQEGVLVRTLDLTAATGLLARRWAPERYVEARA
- a CDS encoding DUF2306 domain-containing protein, whose protein sequence is MSPIGTVHLVFSLLALVLGAVVLRIPKGTRWHRTWGHGYVWCMIGVIGTSFAMYRLTGRPGPFHLAAVVGGVTVAGGLWTALGRRPPKHWILAHATWMAWSYVGLCAAFVAESMTRFVMPLIAPSLQANALWPLFWTLVAVGSFSVFGVGAWLIRKRLPGAVAGTPAAMRRDRELLRAAEAKVGTRSG
- a CDS encoding ABC transporter permease — protein: MSPRRRSRTHAVLVRLYALLAALLPPGFRARFGDDLVADYADLLEESRRAGGLPVVLTRGLRGLGDLALRIPAERRAERARAGRTSFSSRASDTMGTHLRDLRVAWRALAKAPAFTLTAIVTLALGLGSTLAIFALVQGILLNPLAYPDSERIVEVRHHSPGLDLPNLNNSDGTLRFYHANGDPVFAAFAGLDVSRRNVLLGDTPERVPVLYATPEVWDVLRVPPALGRAFTAADAAEGAAPVALLTHGAWTRWFGRDPGIVGRTVDIDGQSTEVVGVMPAGFDYDTDGLALMAPLYVDPNGPFGAFGTDGIARLRDGVSLADARTLVSDLQARLPDFFPEEELDASFLESAGWSASVRTLREALVSGTDTALWVVLGSVAFLLLVACANVANLFMVRAESARKPTAVRAALGASGWRIAWSVLAETLSLTAVGTALGALLAWGALAWVTSRGVADLPRLDEVAMGGTTLAVAVGLALMVGTVLALLPILRLRATAVADGLRRDGRTTTGGRESTWSRDVLVSLQLAAALVLVVGSGLLFRSFTRLQAVDPGFDPDNVTIAGVSRSASEDPERALAAHRVLMERLEGLPGIDQVAMTSGLPFIEGNANGGSFDIESRPTPDDALPPVAMNKSISTGYFELMDMPVLAGRTMQRGDGDDGRPVLWVNQTFADRFLDGQAVGERVRDNDEGEWGEIVGVVGDVHEFGLNAEVRPMMYVPAGLHDWGPNLGVARVVLVIKGSLDPASVGTSLRGLMAELDPGVPVLTVRALREGMAESMAQRRYTMIIVLLAGVVALLLGAIGLFGVISYVISQRRREIGLRMALGAERQDVERLFLRKGVKVTAFGIVLGLAGAVALSRTLASALFEISAMDPVTFVSAPLLLAAVALLASWLPARRAARLDPMETLRAE